The Microcystis aeruginosa NIES-843 sequence ATTTGGCTTAATTGCGGCAAAAATGACCCATAACCGCCACTTTTGGTAAAGGAGATTAAAGCCTCACTCCAGTGGGGACAATTCAGGTGCAGACTAGCACAGGTGCAAGCATCAACACTAGCCAAAGTTGGATCGAAATAGGCAGTACGACTGATATTTTGACGCACGCGGGGATTGGCTAAAAAATTAGTTGCCCACTTATCGAGGGGCGAAAACATCAATTTACCCAAAACTGGGGGATTAGCTAGTCCTGCGCTGTCAATGAGGACTAATTTCGCCACTATTTCCGGGTAGGAGAGGGCAAAATCGAGGGCCACTGCACCCCCCATGGAAGCACCGACTAAAATTATCGGTTCGGCGATCGCAGTTCTCCAGAAATGGTAAAGATGGCTTTTAATAGTTTTCGGAGATACTTCTAAATCTGGGTATCGCTCAGTAAAACCGAAGCCGAGTAGATCTATCGCCCAAGTTTCCCTATTTTGGGCGAGTAAAGGTAGTAAACGCCGAAATTCCAGCAGGGAACTATCAAAACCGTGCAGGAGGACAAAAGGCGGTTGACCTTGCCCTTGTTGACTATAGGTGGTTAGAATCGATCGAGGATAGATGGGGCTATCGATGGCAATTTGTTGGATATTTTCGAGGAGAGCAAGGGAGGTATCTTCACTCAATCCCTCCCTAACAGTGGGTAAAAAGTTAGGATAATTCACGGATAAGGGCGAAAGTTTTCTAGATTTTCCGAGCATCGGTGCTGATTTTAAGCTGTTGACTATCTAAATTACTCGTTAGGACTGTCTATGAGCAGGAGAGCGAGGAGAGAGAGTTTGAGCATTTGTACTAAAATACTCAATAGACAGTTTAAATGCAGTACAGCTTAACTGATAGCTAAAGGTTATGTTAATAGCTAATTTCGAGGGTGACAGCAGCGCGCAGGGTTTGTTCCCCTCCGATAACCGGGCTACTGGCAGCATCGGCACTCCGAAAAACCGCTTCTGAGCGGGCGATTGGCACGGGATTACTGGTATTACCCACTTGGATAGAAACCGTTTCTTTTGGCACTAAACCAAGGGCCTGTAACACGATTGTGGCTTGTTCTCTAGCTTGTTCTGTGGCTTTGATGAGAGCGCTTCTCTGGCCAGCTGCGATCGCTGATTCCCCAGCAGTAAAACTTACCCCATCGATGCGTGTTGCCCCGACTTTTACCGCTTCATCGATTAAAACCCCCGCTTGGGCTATATCAACCTGAAAACTAATCAAATTAGCCCCGATATAACCGATTAAACGTCTTTGATTGTTGCTGAAGTCGTAATTGGGCTGTAAACTAATGCCGGTGGTTTCCAATTTTTCCACTTGACGGGAACGGAGAAATTTAACCACCGCATCGCTACGAGTGGCGGTTTCCCTCTGTACTTTACCCGCTTCTTTGCCTTGAACTTCTACCCCTAAGCGCACTATTGCTTGAGAAGTGGCGATATTTTCTATTCCTTCTCCCGTCACGGTAATTGTCCTCAATTCTCTTGCGTCTGCGTAACTAGGCATAACTAATCCAGTGTTGATGAGGATAAGGGACAGCAAAAAGGCCCAGCAAAATTTTTTGTAATTCATGAAAAATCCGTAGCAATCGATACTATATTTCGATTCTAGCCTTTATTTTGGGCAATTGATCGCAAGATTATCTCTTTTCTGTCACTTTCGCAATATTGGTGACTAAGCTCTGGGAACTTGAGAAGGGGCCTTTAAGCAATGAGTGTGAAGAACCACAGAGACACAAAGAACACAAAGACCGATCGCTATTATATAAGTTAAAGGTTCTTCCGAACTTACCATGTAAAATCAACTAGCAAAATGCCAATTTAATAAACATCTAAGACTAAAGTTTTTAAAGTTTCTAAATCCATAGCCTCTCCTTTTAATCACCTTAAGTTTATTATTAATTCCTTCAACTGTTCCCTGGGTTGTTCGGTTATCAAAATAGGCAGTTATTTCGTCAATCCACCGCCTCATTGTCTGGCAGCTTTTAGGAAAGTAAGCCATCGCCTTTTTGAGCCAATCACTCAAGGCAAATAATCCCTCATTCCCCTCCGTATTTTTCTCAAATACTTCTCTAAATTCCTCTTTTAATTTGTGCATTTCCCCAAGTTTTGGAGACACTTTATATACTTCTTCCAATTTTTTCCTTTCTTTCTCTACTAAGTCTCCTTTATTCTTTAATAAGGCATATTTGCTCTTGGCTATTCCTGCTAAGATATTTTCTTTATTTTTCTTATTTTTTATCTTAGCTGCCTCTCTTTTTACCTCCTTTCTTGCTTCATCTAGCTCGTTATTTACTTGTTTCATTACCTGGAATCTATCCCCTACTATTTGAGCTTAAGGCATTAGTTTTTCTGCGACATTTTTATACCCTATCCACAGGTCTATACTTACTTCCTCTATTTGGCTCAAAACCTCTTCTTCCCAGTGTTTTAGATATTCTGTTAATGCTTCTTCTGTTCTTTTTTCCCCTAAGCCTATAATTTTTCCTGTGTCTATATTTACTAACACAGCATAGTAATTTCCTTTTCCCTTTATCATGGCTATTTCATCTATTCCTAGTTTTTTTAGCCCTTGAGGTTTTGCGGTTATTAACTCTTCTCCTAAGTCTTTGAGCATCGTCTCTATTTCTTGTTCGCTTACTCCATTTCTTTCTGCCGTATTTTTGAGATCACTATTCAGGACTTCGGCCACTATTTTTTTTCTAAATCTGTCTGTGTAGGTTCTTTTCTTCGGCAAATAATTTAGTTCTTCTGTGAATTTTTTCCCACATTTCTCGCATCTCATCTGACGACGATTGATTCTCAGATATAATGCCTGTTCTCCAAAGGGTAAATCTCGGATTGTTAATTCATTGTTTTGATGAACTTTTTCCGTTTTACTTCCACAATGAATGCACTGGCTTTCTCTTGACATATTTTCTAAATGTAAAACAATTCCTATATCGGTAATAATTTGATAATTGGTAACGACAACTCCTTCTAGGTGAAGTAGCTCGGTCATTAACTTTAATTGTGGATTTGATGGCATAAGTATAGCTTGTGTCTAAAATTGCTGGTCTTGGCTGTCTATATTTTAACCAATAAATTGCTGTATTGCAAGCATAGTCAGCTTTTAAAGATAAATTATTGTTTTATTGATCAGCAATAATTGTCTGTTTTTTCTTTAATTTTACATGACAAGTTCGGAAGAGCCAATTTAAACTTGTTACACAAAGAATAAGAGATCCGATTGGTTCGCACACTGGTGCTGTTGATTAAAAAGATAAATTCTCAAAACTTGCTATGATCTAACAAGATTGTTAATGCACTTTCTCGGATTAATTATCCCCTGCAATGACTCGCCAAATTCACGACCAATTTGCCAAGGAATATTTAGAAGAACTCTTAGCGTCTCTAGGGACGATTAAAAAGAGCAAGAAAGTCAAGAGTGAAGTCCAAGAAATCGATGTCTGGTTTGAACCAGCCAGTTCAGCATCAAGGACTGAATTACCCTTGGGGTTACTCGGTAAAATGGCGGCGACTTGCTGCTTATTTGAACCTTTCCGTAACCCACCCTCCGAGGTAGAGATTCGCAGTTGCATCTCAAAGTTATATGCGGTTCATGGCGAGGTCTTGAGGAAGGCGAAACGGACAAACAAAACTCTAACCGAAGCTGAACTACCAGTTCTCTGGATTTTAACGCCTACTTTTTCGGGGAGAATGATTGAAGAAGTCGTGGGAATCCCCCCTTCATTCCTACCAGAAGAGGGGATGAAAGAGGAGTGGGGAAAAGGAGTTTATTTTTCCCCTAGCCTGTTCAAAACAGGAATCGTCGCCATCCATCAATTACCAGTCAATGAGGAGACTTTATGGTTGAGGGTGCTAGGGAAAGGAGGGACACAGAAACGAGCAGTAGAAGAATTAGTGCAATTGCCTGAAGGTAATCCTTTCCAAGAGAATTTACTGGAAATTCTGGCCAACTGGCGCAAGAGTTTGGAATTAAGAGATAATTTAAGTGCCGAAGAACAGGAGGACATTATGAACCTATCACCAGCTTATTTACAACAACGAGAAGAGTGGAAACAAGAAGGGATACAAGAAGGGATACAACGAGGCAGTTTAGAAGAACGGTATTCCCTCATAACCAGTCTTCTGGAAGGACGGTTTGGCCCCCTAGATGCAGAATTATCTGGTCTGGTGGGACAGATTGCCCAACTTCCCATCTCGGAACGCACCGGGTTACTTCTTTCTCTGGCCAATTTATCTCGCTCAGAACTGTTAGAAAGATTCAGGGAAAATTAAACTTTCAATCCCAATCTCAAAAACAGACAATTAAAATTCCCTTCGATAAATTCTCAAAACTTGCTATGATCTAACAAGATTGTTAATGCACTTTCTCGGATTAATTATCCCCTGCAATGACTCGCCAAATTCACGACCAATTTGCCAAGGAATATTTAGAAGAACTCTTAGCGTCTCTAGGGACGATTAAAAAGAGCAAGAAAGTCAAGAGTGAAGTCCAAGAAATCGATGTCTGGTTTGAACCAGCCAGTTCAGCATCAAGGACTGAATTACCCTTGGGGTTACTCGGTAAAATGGCGGCGACTTGCTGCTTATTTGAACCTTTCCGTAACCCACCCTCCGAGGTAGAGATTCGCAGTTGCATCTCAAAGTTATATGCGGTTCATGGCGAGGTCTTGAGGAAGGCGAAACGGACAAACAAAACTCTAACCGAAGCTGAACTACCAGTTCTCTGGATTTTAACGCCTACTTTTTCGGGGAGAATGATTGAAGAAGTCGTGGGAATCCCCCCTTCATTCCTACCAGAAGAGGGGATGAAAGAGGAGTGGGGAAAAGGAGTTTATTTTTCCCCTAGCCTGTTCAAAACAGGAATCGTCGCCATCCATCAATTACCAGTCAATGAGGAGACTTTATGGTTGAGGGTGCTAGGGAAAGGAGGGACACAGAAACGAGCAGTAGAAGAATTAGTGCAATTGCCTGAAGGTAATCCTTTCCAAGAGAATTTACTGGAAATTCTGGCCAACTGGCGCAAGAGTTTGGAATTAAGAGATAATTTAAGTGCCGAAGAACAGGAGGACATTATGAACCTATCACCAGCTTATTTACAACAACGAGAAGAGTGGAAACAAGAAGGGATACAAGAAGGGATACAAGAAGGGATACAACGAGGCAGTTTAGAAGGACAACTATCGCTGATAACCAGTCTTCTGGAAGGACGGTTTGGCCCCCTAGATGCAGAATTATCTGGTCTGGTGGAACAGATTGCCCAACTTCCTATCTCGGAACGCACCGGGTTACTTCTTTCTCTGGCTAATTTATCTCGCTCAGAACTGTTAGAAAGATTCAGGGAAAATTAAACTTTCAGTCCCAATCTCAAAAACAGACAATTAAAATTCCCGATGAACAATCATTTCCAAATCCTGAAGAACCTTAAATGTCCTGCTTATTTTGCTAGACTAAAGAAGTCCCAATTCTTGATTAGCCTGAGATAGGAAGGATTATGGTCAATCAAATCAGCATTGTCATCTCCAAGAATCCCGACGGATATTCACTCAAATCTCCTGAATTAGCAGCAATTGATTACCAGGATAGCTCTCTAGAAGGCGTTTTAAATCGACTGAAAGATGCCCTGGAAACTCATCTGATGGCTTCTGATATATCTCAAGAGGAGACTGGAGAATCAATTTTAAAGATAGTTGATAGGTTGAATCTGAACTTCCCTGAAGAAGAACTTGAGCCACTTCCATCTGACGGTGCAGAAGAACATGACCATTATCTTTATGGGAGTCCCAAGAAAAGGCAATGAAACAAATTTTTGCCGACACTTTCTACTGGGTTGCTTTAATCAATCCCCAAGATAATTGGCATCAACGAGCCAGAGAAGTTACGTCCAGTCTCAAAAACGTTAAACTTGTGACGACGGATGAAGTTTTGGTAGAGCTACTGAATTTTATGTCAGTCCGGGGAGCAAATCGGAAGCGGCGTACTGTCGAATTTATCGATGATCTGCTCCAGAATCCCCGCCTTCAAGTCATTCCGCAAAACCGAGAATCATTTCTGCAAGGCTTCGAGTTATACCGCCGCCGTCCAGACAAAGAATATAGCCTGACAGATTGTATTTCAATGACGGTCATGCAGCGCTTAAAAATCAGTCAAGTGTTAACTCACGACAATCATTTTCAGCAAGAGGGTTTCATAATTCTATTTGAATAACAGAGGGAAAATTAAACTTTCAATCCCCCTAAGCTAGGAAAAACTATCCCCAAATAGAAAACGGGTTTCTCCGAGAAACCCGTTTTCTGTGCGTTACTCAACGGATTTAGTATGACAACTGATAAAAACCCCTCCAATTAATGAAGGGGAATTGTCGGATTTATTGATGGTATTAGGAGACTTTTGTGGTTTCTTTTTCTGTCGATTTGGATGATTTGAATTGGCGCTTGAGGGTTGAGGCTGCGCCGAGTGTGCCGAGGGCTAGTATGCTTAGGATGGAGGAGGGTTCGGGGACTGATTCAGCATTACTCACCACAGTGACATTATCTAAAGCTGGACCCCAAAATCCTGAGTTGTCAAGACTTGAGAATGTTAGAGTTGTCTGATTACCAGTGGCTTGAAAACTTAATTCGTGTAGTTGCCATTGAAGATCTAAGTGGTCAGATGCGGATGTTGAAAAAATTTGGTTAACTGCTGCAACTTGAACACTAACTTGACGAGGATTAGGAAAAGAAGGATTAGTCGCACTCAAGTCTGGTCCCGCTAGAGAGAAACTTAAAGTATAGAATTGTCCAATAATTGTAGAAAAAGTTTGAGATAAAGTTCCACTACTTCCCCCATCAAGATTTAAATCTATAATTAAATCTCCCTCGATTGGAAATTTCATGTCATTACTGTTGTGCCAATCAACGCCTGCACCACCTATTGTCCATCCTGTAAGAGCAGAACTTCCCTGACTTAGTCGTGCAAAATTAGGATCTACAACATTAGAGTCATAATCTCCTTCTTCAAAAGAACCATTGATAATCAGATTAACTGCTGAAGCAGGTGATACAAAACTAACAGTAAAGAGAATCGAACTGCTTATTCCAAGAGCTATAGTGGTTACTTGAGAACATGACTTAAGTTCCATTATACTTCCCCCAACAATTTTGTTTTAAATGCGATCGCCTCCCTCGCAGCCAGGTCAAGCAACAACCCAACCCAACCCCAAAAGGAGATAGCAAAACAATACACATTCCCCCCCCGAACTGTATTCTAAGCTACATTTTTATAAATATTTACATTCCTCTTCGTCAGGCTTCTTTAGCAAGGTTAAGAGCGATCGCCTTCTATCTTTTAGTAGTCAATAATGCCGTTGACAAGAGCTAAGTTAAGATTGAAGGGCATTCAGTTGTTAATTCGTGTAATTCTTGAGTAGGGCGAAAATATGACGACACTACTTGTGCAAGCGACCTCGGCTCCTTTGATGATTGATCTTCCTTGGATTATGCCGATGACGGAGGAGCAGTTTTATGAATTTTGTTTAGCCAATCGAGATTTACGCATTGAACGCAGTGCTAGTGGAGAAGTGATCGTTATGCCTCCTGCTTTTTCAGATACGGGTAATCGCAATTTTAATATAGCTCTGCAACTGGGGAACTGGTCAGAACTAGATGGAACGGGGCTTGGGTTTGATTCCAGTGCGGGTTTTACGCTGCCCAATGGTGCGACTCGTTCACCGGATGCTGCTTGGATTAAATTAGAACGCTGGAATGCTTTAACAGAAAAACAAAAAGCCTCTTTTGCCCCTATCTGTCCCGATTTTGTGATTGAATTACGTTCTGCTAGTGATACGGTATCCAGTTTGCAGAAAAAGATGGAGGAATATATTGCCAATGGTACTTTATTGGGTTGGTTAATCGATCGCCAAAATCGCCAAGTCTATATTTATCGTCCCCATCAAGAACCGGAGATTTTAAATGCTCCTGAAACCATTAGTGGTGATCCAGAATTGCCGGGGTTTGTATTAGTAATGGCTAAGATTTGGTAAATGCGATCGCTGATGAAAGGTTCCGTCAATATAGAACAACTAAGCACGATTAACGCTGTTCTATATTGTTGCTCACGGGAATCCTCAACACTGATAGAACAGCGATAACTAATCATCCTCTTAAGATTAGGTCAGGGTAGCCAATTCTAAGGCTAAAGGATCAACCCGGCGTAAATTTGCCCCTAATGCTCTTAATTTACCCTCTAAATTATCGTAACCTCGATCGAGGTGATGGAGTCCCTGCACAATAGTAGTCCCCCGGGCTGCCAATCCTGCTACCACCAAAGCTGCCGAAGCGCGTAGATCCGTGGCCATCACCGGAGCCCCGGAGAGGAAAGGCACACCGCGCACTAAAGCCACATTTCCTTTGACCTTGATATCTGCTCCCAGACGCTTTAATTCGGCCACATGACGCAGACGATTTTCAAAAACCGTCTCATTAACCACGCTACTGCCCTCGGTTAAAGTTAACAGAGCCATAAATTGGGCCTGCATATCTGTGGGAAAACCGGGATAGGGCAGGGTTTCGATATCGGTGGCTTTTAAGTCTCTAGGGATAATCCGGAGACGATTGGGACCATCTTCCACCACTTCCGGACCGATTTCGTGCAGTTTGGCAATTACCGAAGCTAAATGGCTGGGAATCACGGGATAAAGACTAATTTCTGAGCGGGTAATTGCCCCGGCTATCAGTAAAGTCCCCGCTTCAATGCGATCGGGAATGATACTGTAATCGGTACTGTGCAGACGGGAAACTCCCTCGATGACAATTGTATTGGTCCCGGCACCGCGAATTTTTGCCCCCATGGAAACACAAAAATTGGCTAAATCAATCACCTCCGGCTCCTGGGCCGCATTACCGAGAATGGTTTCCCCGAACGCTAAAGTCGCCGCCATCATTAGGGTTTCCGTCGCTCCCACACTGGGATAATCCAGATAAATATTCGCCCCTTTCAGACGACCATTACCCTTAACGCGGGCGTGTACCATGCCGCCATCGATTAATACATCTGCACCCATTGACTGTAGGCCTCTAACGTGCAGATCTACTGGTCTGGCCCCAATGGCGCAGCCGCCGGGGAGGGGAACTTTTGCTTCTCCTAAACGGGCTAAAATCGGTCCGATGGCGAAAAAACTGGCTCGCAACTGGGAGACGAGATCGTAGGGTGCTTGAGCTTGTTGGAGGTCTCTGCCATCAATCTCTAGTCTATCTCCGGTGCGACGGACTTGCACGCCCAAAGCCGAGAGAATTTGACTCATCCGCTCGATATCGGCCAGGGCAGGTACATTACTAATCTGGCACTCGTCGGAGCAGAGTAAAGCCCCCGCC is a genomic window containing:
- a CDS encoding choice-of-anchor C family PEP-CTERM protein — its product is MELKSCSQVTTIALGISSSILFTVSFVSPASAVNLIINGSFEEGDYDSNVVDPNFARLSQGSSALTGWTIGGAGVDWHNSNDMKFPIEGDLIIDLNLDGGSSGTLSQTFSTIIGQFYTLSFSLAGPDLSATNPSFPNPRQVSVQVAAVNQIFSTSASDHLDLQWQLHELSFQATGNQTTLTFSSLDNSGFWGPALDNVTVVSNAESVPEPSSILSILALGTLGAASTLKRQFKSSKSTEKETTKVS
- a CDS encoding alpha/beta fold hydrolase is translated as MLGKSRKLSPLSVNYPNFLPTVREGLSEDTSLALLENIQQIAIDSPIYPRSILTTYSQQGQGQPPFVLLHGFDSSLLEFRRLLPLLAQNRETWAIDLLGFGFTERYPDLEVSPKTIKSHLYHFWRTAIAEPIILVGASMGGAVALDFALSYPEIVAKLVLIDSAGLANPPVLGKLMFSPLDKWATNFLANPRVRQNISRTAYFDPTLASVDACTCASLHLNCPHWSEALISFTKSGGYGSFLPQLSQIDRETLIIWGENDQILGTKDAKKFQQALPNNQLVWIPRCGHVPHLEKPELTAAAIVKFAS
- a CDS encoding SIMPL domain-containing protein; the protein is MNYKKFCWAFLLSLILINTGLVMPSYADARELRTITVTGEGIENIATSQAIVRLGVEVQGKEAGKVQRETATRSDAVVKFLRSRQVEKLETTGISLQPNYDFSNNQRRLIGYIGANLISFQVDIAQAGVLIDEAVKVGATRIDGVSFTAGESAIAAGQRSALIKATEQAREQATIVLQALGLVPKETVSIQVGNTSNPVPIARSEAVFRSADAASSPVIGGEQTLRAAVTLEISY
- a CDS encoding type II toxin-antitoxin system VapC family toxin, which translates into the protein MKQIFADTFYWVALINPQDNWHQRAREVTSSLKNVKLVTTDEVLVELLNFMSVRGANRKRRTVEFIDDLLQNPRLQVIPQNRESFLQGFELYRRRPDKEYSLTDCISMTVMQRLKISQVLTHDNHFQQEGFIILFE
- the murA gene encoding UDP-N-acetylglucosamine 1-carboxyvinyltransferase codes for the protein MTIDTEHPYLEIQGRHSLKGEVKISGAKNAALVIMAGALLCSDECQISNVPALADIERMSQILSALGVQVRRTGDRLEIDGRDLQQAQAPYDLVSQLRASFFAIGPILARLGEAKVPLPGGCAIGARPVDLHVRGLQSMGADVLIDGGMVHARVKGNGRLKGANIYLDYPSVGATETLMMAATLAFGETILGNAAQEPEVIDLANFCVSMGAKIRGAGTNTIVIEGVSRLHSTDYSIIPDRIEAGTLLIAGAITRSEISLYPVIPSHLASVIAKLHEIGPEVVEDGPNRLRIIPRDLKATDIETLPYPGFPTDMQAQFMALLTLTEGSSVVNETVFENRLRHVAELKRLGADIKVKGNVALVRGVPFLSGAPVMATDLRASAALVVAGLAARGTTIVQGLHHLDRGYDNLEGKLRALGANLRRVDPLALELATLT
- a CDS encoding Uma2 family endonuclease is translated as MTTLLVQATSAPLMIDLPWIMPMTEEQFYEFCLANRDLRIERSASGEVIVMPPAFSDTGNRNFNIALQLGNWSELDGTGLGFDSSAGFTLPNGATRSPDAAWIKLERWNALTEKQKASFAPICPDFVIELRSASDTVSSLQKKMEEYIANGTLLGWLIDRQNRQVYIYRPHQEPEILNAPETISGDPELPGFVLVMAKIW